The proteins below are encoded in one region of Streptomyces sp. NBC_00490:
- a CDS encoding beta-glucanase, giving the protein MSTVAFIADFASERQWVAGRSWAYPDGGPTNRGDNKLDHLTEDPAYSRLGTFRARRRADGLWSTGLLTTEGSAEGFMVRTGDRLEATVRLPTRLGAWPAIWTWRDGGNEVDVFEYHPDNPDLLELTNHVRQGQSYVRDDAVRPGAVLELGVTFGRHSVVWTLNGEEAFADGRGVGPSWRAYLIVNLSVCAGRYHPAPEPDVTEMSYEVRSLVVTRPSEGCPRDGTAGEDRPERGPAEEAAPAEPS; this is encoded by the coding sequence GTGAGCACCGTCGCGTTCATCGCCGATTTCGCCTCGGAACGTCAGTGGGTCGCGGGACGGTCCTGGGCCTATCCCGACGGCGGGCCCACCAACCGGGGCGACAACAAACTCGATCACCTCACCGAGGACCCCGCCTACTCCCGGCTGGGGACCTTCCGGGCCCGGCGCAGGGCGGACGGCCTGTGGAGCACCGGGCTGCTGACGACGGAGGGGAGCGCCGAGGGGTTCATGGTGCGCACCGGGGACCGTCTGGAGGCCACTGTACGACTGCCCACCCGGCTCGGTGCCTGGCCCGCGATCTGGACCTGGCGGGACGGCGGCAACGAGGTCGACGTCTTCGAGTACCACCCCGACAATCCCGACCTCCTGGAGCTGACCAACCATGTACGGCAGGGCCAGAGTTACGTCAGGGATGACGCGGTGCGCCCGGGGGCGGTCCTCGAACTGGGCGTGACGTTCGGCAGGCACAGTGTGGTGTGGACCCTGAACGGTGAGGAGGCCTTCGCCGACGGGCGGGGTGTGGGGCCCAGTTGGCGGGCCTACCTCATCGTCAACCTGTCCGTGTGCGCCGGCCGTTACCACCCGGCTCCCGAACCCGACGTCACCGAGATGTCGTACGAGGTCCGCAGTCTCGTGGTCACCCGGCCCTCCGAGGGCTGTCCGAGGGACGGCACGGCCGGGGAAGACCGGCCCGAGCGCGGACCGGCGGAGGAAGCCGCGCCCGCTGAACCCAGTTGA
- a CDS encoding N-acetyltransferase translates to MSWLPDDFAHPVLVPLPGSGHHLRPIREADTPLDYPAVMGSRERLWTIFGPAWGWPAASMTYEADQADLLRHEKEIAAHQSFNYALFDAAETALLGCVYIDPPERAGADGEISWWVVDELVGSKVEQALDELVPQWIAADWPFEQPRFLGREISWSDWLALPEHPDA, encoded by the coding sequence ATGAGCTGGCTCCCCGATGACTTCGCCCACCCGGTCCTGGTACCGCTGCCCGGCAGTGGTCATCACCTGCGGCCGATCCGGGAGGCGGACACCCCGCTCGACTATCCGGCGGTGATGGGTTCGCGCGAGCGGCTGTGGACCATCTTCGGCCCAGCCTGGGGCTGGCCCGCGGCCAGCATGACCTACGAGGCCGACCAAGCCGACCTGTTGCGGCACGAGAAGGAGATCGCCGCACACCAGTCGTTCAACTACGCGCTGTTCGACGCGGCGGAGACAGCTCTGCTCGGCTGCGTCTACATCGACCCACCGGAGCGGGCCGGCGCGGACGGCGAGATCTCCTGGTGGGTGGTGGACGAGCTCGTGGGCAGCAAGGTCGAGCAGGCCCTCGACGAACTGGTGCCGCAGTGGATCGCCGCCGACTGGCCGTTCGAGCAGCCGCGGTTCCTCGGTCGCGAGATCTCCTGGTCGGACTGGCTCGCCCTGCCGGAGCACCCTGACGCGTAA
- a CDS encoding GlcG/HbpS family heme-binding protein — MSEESGNTLATRRGMLGIAGAVAGGLAVSQMAAGSASAATDSMGSTATRTISLAQAQRLAEAAVRYVRAHPTLPPMYVLVVDSAGEAKASLRMDNNSSAAAALVPQKAHTARTYRAATADLASNIKDPGQIASHVASGASLLAGGRPIFESSQFIGALAVGGGTPAQDDEVARAALAAL, encoded by the coding sequence ATGTCAGAAGAGTCCGGCAACACCCTCGCCACGAGGCGCGGAATGCTTGGTATAGCGGGGGCGGTCGCGGGCGGACTGGCGGTCAGCCAGATGGCTGCCGGCAGCGCCTCAGCTGCCACCGACAGCATGGGATCGACCGCCACGCGGACGATCAGCCTGGCCCAGGCCCAGCGACTCGCCGAGGCCGCCGTCCGCTACGTGCGCGCCCACCCGACGCTTCCCCCCATGTATGTGCTGGTCGTTGACTCCGCCGGCGAAGCCAAGGCATCCCTCCGCATGGACAACAACAGCTCGGCGGCGGCCGCGTTGGTCCCGCAGAAGGCACACACCGCACGCACCTACCGGGCCGCCACCGCCGACCTGGCCTCCAACATCAAGGACCCGGGCCAGATCGCCTCCCACGTCGCCAGTGGCGCCAGCCTGCTGGCCGGTGGTCGACCGATCTTCGAGAGCAGTCAGTTCATCGGCGCCCTCGCCGTCGGCGGAGGCACCCCGGCCCAGGACGACGAGGTCGCCCGCGCCGCGCTGGCCGCGCTCTGA
- a CDS encoding FAD-dependent monooxygenase, giving the protein MPATVPGPRIAIVGGGIGGLAAGAFLRRAGFTATVHEQASALTEVGAGLVMAPNAVRLLRRIGVMAQFLRRAVPLDWGWEFRRWTDGSVLSVEKLSGVCERLYGERTYVVHRADLLDSLKAAVPSEWVRLGARCTSVDVRKDVVLLRFADGSKVEADIVIGADGVHSVVRGAVTEPLPPAYSGICAFRTIVPAQAVPDFALRRAQTLWLGPGRHFVHYPVAGGQAVNVVAFAPAGDYTDESWSSTGTIEEFHAEFSDWDPRVTDLITAGGVPGRWALLDRAPLPRWSRDRVTLLGDAAHPMFPFFAQGAAQSIEDAAVLARCLAAHANDPEQGLKQYEAARIERTTRLQELSHARRDSNHLPDGPEQKARDAALAASDPLVRNGWIYGFDAEEALTS; this is encoded by the coding sequence ATGCCTGCCACCGTGCCGGGTCCGCGTATTGCCATCGTCGGAGGTGGCATCGGTGGTCTCGCCGCCGGTGCCTTCCTGCGTCGCGCGGGGTTCACAGCCACCGTCCACGAGCAGGCCTCGGCACTCACCGAGGTGGGCGCCGGGCTCGTGATGGCTCCCAATGCCGTACGGCTGCTGCGGCGTATCGGCGTCATGGCCCAGTTCCTCCGCCGGGCCGTGCCACTGGACTGGGGGTGGGAGTTCCGCCGCTGGACGGACGGCAGCGTGCTCTCGGTCGAGAAACTGAGCGGCGTCTGTGAACGGCTCTACGGCGAGCGCACCTATGTCGTGCACCGGGCCGACCTGCTGGACTCGCTCAAGGCGGCTGTGCCCAGTGAATGGGTTCGCCTGGGCGCACGGTGCACGTCGGTCGACGTCCGCAAGGACGTCGTACTGCTGCGCTTCGCCGACGGCAGCAAGGTCGAGGCGGACATCGTCATCGGCGCCGACGGCGTCCACTCCGTCGTCCGCGGCGCGGTGACCGAGCCCTTACCGCCGGCCTATTCCGGTATCTGCGCCTTCCGCACGATCGTGCCCGCCCAAGCCGTGCCCGACTTCGCCCTACGTCGCGCCCAGACCCTCTGGCTCGGGCCCGGCCGGCACTTTGTGCACTATCCGGTCGCCGGTGGGCAGGCCGTCAACGTCGTCGCTTTCGCCCCGGCCGGGGACTACACCGACGAGTCCTGGAGCAGCACGGGCACGATCGAGGAGTTCCATGCCGAGTTCAGCGACTGGGACCCGCGGGTGACGGACCTGATCACCGCCGGCGGTGTACCCGGGCGCTGGGCGCTGCTGGACCGGGCGCCGCTTCCGCGTTGGAGCCGGGACCGGGTCACCTTGCTCGGTGACGCCGCGCATCCCATGTTCCCCTTCTTCGCCCAGGGCGCGGCCCAGTCCATCGAGGACGCCGCCGTGCTGGCCCGCTGCCTGGCGGCGCATGCGAACGATCCTGAGCAAGGGCTGAAGCAGTACGAGGCTGCGCGGATCGAACGCACCACACGTCTGCAGGAGCTCAGTCACGCCCGCAGGGACAGCAACCACCTGCCCGACGGGCCCGAGCAGAAGGCCCGCGACGCCGCACTGGCCGCATCCGACCCGTTGGTGCGCAACGGCTGGATCTACGGCTTCGACGCCGAGGAAGCACTCACCTCGTGA